The window GTCGTAGTTCAGGTTCTTCGGCAGGACCTTCGAGGTGAGGAAGATGTCCTCGCGGTCGTAGTCGGCCAGGACGTCGCCGATCTCCGCTTCGTTCATGTAGCCCTCGGCCGTGTCGACGTGGCCGTAGCCGGCGTCCAGGCCGGCGCGGACGGACTCCTGCACCGTCTCGCCGTCGATGTCCCACGTGCCGACGCCGACCTGTGGTAGTTCGTCGCCGCTCGGCAGCGTCACTGTCGGTACCTGCGTCATCACGCGAGGCTGCGGCCGCCTGCCGATTAACGGTTGGGGCTCCGCGCCGGCGCGCCTGCGGGACGCCGTCACGACCACTTTCACTTCCGCCGCGCGGACGTGGCTCGCCTTTACCCACGTGGGAAGGGATCGGTCGCCCATGACGACGGCACAGACCCCACCGCTTGAGGCCGGCCTGACCTACGTCGAGCAGCCCGACGCGGGCGCGCTGCACCGGCTGGTGCTGCGCAGCGACGCGGGCACCGCGGCGGACGAGTCGGACGGGCGGGCGAGCGACGGAGCCGCACGGACGAGCGGGCGCGAGACGCTGTGGATCGACGCCGGCGGCGCGGCCTCGACCTACGGCCTGACCGCGCAGGCGCCGACCCGACGTGCCCTCCGGGGCATCCGGGTCGCCAGGGCGTTCACGGCCCACCAGCACCACCAGCTGGTCCGGAACGCCGTGGGCGAGGCCAGCGGGCGGACCGGCCTCGTGGTCGCGCCGAACGTCGCCGCGCTGTACGACGCCGCGGACGCCTGCGACGCCGAGGTCGACCGCCTCTTCCGGGCCTCGCTGGCGCTGCTGGCCGACCTGGCCGACGCGCTCGCCGTCCCCGTCCTCGTCAGCGCGCCGCGGGCGAGCGAGCAGCGCCGGGCGACCGTCCGCGAGCGCGCCGACCGCGAGATCGAGTGCGAGCGGACGGACCTCGGCTACGCCTTCGCCACGGAGGGCTTCGAGACGACCGGCTACTGGCAGCGGGGCTGGTGGCAGACGACGATCCCCTACTGGGCGGAGCTCTGTGGCACCGTGGCCGAGCGCGCCGAGGCCTTCGAACCGACGGCCGTAGCGGCCTCGCTGGCGGACTGACCATGGGCCGGACGAACCCCACCTACCGCGACTTCCTCGACGGCTACGAGCGCCGCTTCGGCGACTTCCGGCGGGCGCTGCGCCGGCAGCACCAGGACGACTTCGACCGGCTGTTCGCCCGCGCCCGCGAGTTCGCCGACGCGGCGGGCTACGCCAACCACCTCGACCGCGATACGCTGGTGCTCGTCTCGATGCTGCTGGCTCACGAGGCGGCGCTGGCCGAGCGCGACCGCGAGGTCGAGACGCTGCGCGAGGAGGTGGCCGACCTGCGGTCGCGCGTCGAGCGCGCCGAGGACGCGGTCGACACGGGTCCGAACGACGGGGTGCGATAGGATGGTCGTCGCCGTCGACGTCCGCGACGACGCGGTGCGCCTGTGGTCGCGGACGGCCGAGGGAATCGTCTGCGAGCGCGATCGGGACTACAGCCCCACCTGTTACGTCGACGGGCCGGACGACGCGCTGGCGGACCTGCGCGCGAGACTCGACGACGACCCGAAGGTCGTCCGGACGGCGTTCGACCGGAAATACGTCTCGCTGCGGGACGACGAGCGCTCGCGCGTGCTGGCCGTCGACCTCGACCGGCCCGGCGAGGTCGCCACGTTCGCTCGGGAGGTCAGAACTACCAGAGAACCCGAAGAGTGGTCGCCCGGCACGTTCCGCCTCTACAACGTCGATCTGAGCCCGAAGTTCCGCTACTGTCTGGAGACGGGCACCGACCCGACGCCCGCGGGCGAGGAGGGCGGCGAGCACTGGCCGCGGTCGCTGTCGCTCTCGCTACCGACGCAGGACCTCGCTGACGGCGACCTCTCGGCGCTCCAGTGCGGTGGCGAGCCACTGGCGGCCGACGGAGGCGGACGCGACGAGGCGGTCCTCAGCGCCCTCAGAGAGCGACTGGACGCGGCCGATCCGGACGTCCTCGTCCTCTCCAGCGCGGCCCTCGTGCCGCTGCTGCACGACCGCGCGGACGTCCTCGGGATGGATTTCGGTCTTGGCCGACTGCCGGGCTACCGACGCCTCGCCGGCGAGAACACCTACGAGAGCTACGGTCGGGTGGGTCACTCGCCGGCGCGCTACGACGTTCCGGGGCGGGCCATCGTCGACCGGTCGAACAGCTTCTTCTGGGGCGAGGGCGGGCTCCCCGGACTCTTCGACCTCGTCGAGCGCTCGGGGAAACCGCTGCAGGAGGCCGCGTGGGCCTCTATCGGTACCGTGTTCACCGCGATGCAGATTCAGGAGGCCCACCGGCGGGACGTGCTGGTTCCCTGGCGGGCCTGGGAGCCGGAGTCGTTCACCACGGCGCGGACGCTCCACGACGCCGACCGCGGCGGGTTCACCTTCGAGCCCGAGGTGGGGCTGCACGAGGATGTAGTAGAGATCGACTTCGCCTCGCTGTATCCGCGCATCATGTGCGAGCACGACCTCAGCCCGGAGACGGTCCGCTGTGACTGCCACGACGGCGACGACGTGCCGGGACTGGGCTACAGCGTCTGCCCCGACGTCGACGACCCCTTCGTCCCCAGCGTCCTCCGGCCGATCATCGAGGACCGGGCCGCCCTCAAGGACGAGCGCCGGCGTGCCGACGACCCCGAGCGGATCGAGCGACTCGACTCGAAGATCAGCGCGCTCAAGTGGATCCTGGTGACCTGCTTCGGCTACCAGGGCTACCGCAACAGCAAGTTCGGCCGCATCGAGGTCCACGAGTCCATCAACGCCCACGCACGCGAGCTCCTGCTGGACGCCAAGGCCGAACTGGAGCGGGCGGGCTGGCGCGTGGTCCACGGCATCGTGGACTCGCTGTGGGTCACTCCGCGGGAGGACGACCGCAGGGAGTCCTCCGAACGGGCGAGCGGCGATAGCCGCGAGCCTCGCGACGGGAGGGCGGAGGCCGACCCCATCGAGGACGTCTGCGCCCGCGTCACCGAGCAGACGGCCATTCCGCTGGAGCACGAGAGCGACTTCGAGTGGGTCTGTTTCGTCCCGACCAGCGACGGCCGGCGCGGGTCGCTGACGACCTATTTCGGCAAGCGCGAGGACGACCAAAGGGAGTCCTCGGAACGGGCGAGCGGGAGTGAGCGAAGCGAACGACACGCGAGCCGCGAGGACCGCTACAAGTTCCGCGGGATCGAGGCCCGCCAGCGCTCGACGCCGGCGTTCGTCGCCGACGTGCAGGAGGAACTGGTGGCGACGCTGGACGAGCACCGAGACCCGGAGGCGGTCGCAGACCGCCTCGCCCGCGCCGTCGCTCGCCTGCAGGCCGGCGACGTCGACCCGTCGAAGCTGGTGATCCGCACGCGCGCCTCGCGGTCGCTCGACGAGTACGACCAGCGGACCCGGACCGTCGCCGCGCTGGAGCGGTACAAGGATCGCGGCGTCGAGCGCCACCCCGGCCAGGACGTCCGCTACGTCGTGGTCGACGACGACCGCCGGGACCGCGACCGCGTGCGCCTGCCGTGGGAGGACCCCGACCGCTACGACGCCGACTTCTACGAGACGCTGCTCGTGCGCGCGGCCGAGAGCGTCGTCTCGCCGCTGGGCTGGGACCGCTCGCGGATCCGTCGCTACCTCGCCGACGGGCGGGACCTGCGGCTGTCTGCGTTCTCGTGAGCGAAGCGAACGAGGGCTCGTCGGAGCTTGCTCCGACGGCGTTCGAGTGACCGAGCGCTACTCCTCGGCCGCGTCTACGCGGTCGGCGTACTTCTCCAGGTCCGCGGCGAGTTCGCGGGCCTGCTCCGCGGAGAGCGTCACCTTGTCCGCGTGCGGTTCGACCTCGTCGAGCTGGGTGTTGTCCATCTCCAGTTGCAGTTCCACGTGGTCCGGGTCGTCGCGATCGTCGGTGGTCGCGTTAAGCACGGCGTAGGCCTCCTCGTCGAAGCCGTGGCCCTCCACCTTCCCGTCGAGCAAGTCGAACGTCGTGTACGCGTTGACCTTCAGGATGCGGTCGACCATACCCCTGCTTGTGCGGGTCCGCACTTAAGCGCGAAGCTCTCCCTAGGACTCACGGGCTGTCGTACTGCTGGAGCCTCGAATTCCCTCGGCCCGCTCTCTGGAGGCAGAGTAATCTCTGTGAACACCCAGAAAGCCCTCGGATCGCTCGGGTCGCGCGAGCCGCACTGCGCGCTTCGCTCACTTCGTTCGCTCCAGTGCTTGTGGGCTCGTGCTTCCCCGACCGACCCTCGCCCTTTCATCCGCCAGGCAGCAATTGCTCGCGCCACGAGGGCGCGAGCGAATGGGACCACCACCCCTCCCCGGATTCGCGGCGTCCGCCGCGAATCACGCTTCCTGACCGCACTACGGCCGGGAGCGGCCTCCGTGCCGCGACCCGGGGAAGGGCAGGCCTGCTGCCTGGTGGATGAAAGGGCGAGGACCGCTCGCGCCGGAGGAGAGCCGCTCCGTCGGCACTACCCGAACGTAGTGAGGGTATCCGACGGAGCGGCCGCGAGCGGGCCGAGGGCTTTCCGAGCGTCGTAGTCCGCAGTAGTCGTCACGTCTGAGAGAACAGAGATTGCAACCCCTAGTCGAGAACGAGAAGAGAAAAACGCGGAGAGAGAAACCGCCTGGGTCCCTAGTCGTCGGCGGGGGTCAGCGGCTCGCCCTCACCGTTGGTCGGCGCGGGCGAGGCGTCCATGTCGTCGTCGTCGGCGTAGGGGTACCAGGTCTGCTTGGTGTTGTGCATGTACGGGTCCTCGTAGTCGGTCTCCTCGGGGACGATGAGGTCGGCCAGCGTCTCCTCGTCGCGGGACTCGACGAACTCGCGGAAGGTCTCGCCGTCCTGACGGCGGTCTTTGAAGTTCTCGACGAGGTTCCGGATGGCGCCGGGGACCTCGTCGGCGGGGACGCGCATCTCCACCCAGTCGGCGAAGCGCGGGTCCTCGCCGAGGCCGCCGCCGAGGCCGATGTCCAGCGCCTCGACGGGCTCGCCGTCCTTGCGGGTCTTCATGCCGCGCAGGGAGATGTCGGCGATCTGGGGCTGGGCGCAGGAGGCGGTACAGCCCGAGAGGTGGATGTGGAAGTCCTCGTGGTCCTCGGGAAGTTCGACGTTGCCCTCGAGCCAGCGCGCGTAGCGCACCTGGCGGTTCTTCGTCTCGACGATGGACAGCGAGCAGTACTCGGTGCCCGTGCAGGCGATGGAGCCGCGCTTGAACGGGCTCGGGTCGGGCGAGTACTCCTCCAGCAGGGGCTCGCTGGTGAACGCGTCGAGGTCCTCCTCGGGGACGTCGGTGACGATGACGTTCTGGCGCTGGGTCAGGCGGACCTCGCCGGAGCCGTACTCCTCGGCGAGGTCGGCCAGTTCCAGCACGTCGTCGGCACCCATGCGGCCGACGAGGACGTTGAGGCCGACGTAGTAGTTGCCGTCGGGCTGCTCGTGGATCCCGACGTGGTCGTCGTGGCCGACCTGATTGCCGGAGTTGTAGGTGTACTCGTCGCGCATGTCCTCGCCGGCGGTCGGGAGCTCGAAGTCGACGTACTCCTCCTGGAGGACGTCGCGGACCTTCTGGGGGCCCCACTCGTCGACGAGGAACTTGATGCGGGCGTTGTAGCGGTCGTCGCGGTCGCCGTAGTCGCGGAAGAGCGCGGAGAGCCCGCCGGCGACGTCGGGGACCTTCTCCTCGGGCACCCAGACGTCGATGTTGCGGGCGAAGCGGGGCTCCTTGCGGGCGAGGCCGCCGCCGACGCGGACGTTGAAGCCGAGCTCGCCGTCCTTCTCGGCGGGCTCGAAGGCGAGGTCGTTGATGTCGCCCTGGCCACAGCCCTCGTCACAGCCGGTCACCGCGACCTTCCACTTCCGGGGGAGGTTGACGTGGTCGTCGTCGCCCTTGAACGTCTCGTGGAGGTTCTCGGCGACGGGCCAGGCGTCGATGTGCTCGTGTTTGTCCTTGCCGGCGACGGGACAGCCGACGATGTTGCGCCAGGAGTCACCGCAGGCCTGCTGGGTAGAGAGACCGACGGACTCGAGCTTCTCGAAGATCTCCGGGATGTCCTCGATCTTGATCCAGTGGAGCTGGATGGACTGGCGCGTCGTCCAGTCGCAGTAGGCGTCGCCGAACTCGGGGTTCTGGGCGGGGCCCTGTGCGTACTCCTTGGCGACCTCGCCGATGACCTCCAGCTGGCCGGGCTCGATGACGCCGTTGGGCGTCCCGATCCGCATCATGAAATAGGACTCCTGGCCGGAGCGCTGGTGGTAGAGGCCCCACCACTTGAAGCGCTCGAACCAGGCGTCCTGCTCGTCCTCGGGGATGGCGTCCCACCCCTCCTCGGCGAACTCCATCAGGTGCTCCCTGATCTCGTTGCCGTACACCTCGTCTTTCCACTTCTCGACTTTCGTCGGCATAGTAGTACTACGTAGTCAACAGCCCCGAACATATACCCCTCGTCTTGCCGTCAAAGGTCCCCACCTCTCCCTGCAGTAGGAAATATTTGCCTATTCTTCTGGGTCGGCCAGCCGGCGGCGCTTCTCGGGAACGTGGACGCTCTCGTGGTCGACGCCGTAGAACTCGCCGGATTCGGGGTCGATGACGCGCCCGACGATCAGCCAGTCGGTGACGCCCTCGGTGCCGCAGGCGATACAGCGGCCGGCGATGCGCGCCTCGATATCGGGCGGATCGGGCTCGACGTCGACGAACCCCTCGGCGAGGAAATCCGTCGGTTCACAGTCGCAGAAGTCGCTTCGCGCCAGGAGCCAGAGGTCGCTGACGTTCACCTCCCGCGAGTCGTTGACGCTGATCCAGGCCCCGTCGTCGAGCTGGTGGACGTCGGTAGTCATTACATATTATTACATCTCCCGGATACGTTAGTCCGTCGCCGGTCTCAAGATTCGCCGCAACGCCGGCCACACCGCTGCCGTCTTGCGGCCCGTGGTGCGTGGTACCTCGATCCACGACCTGTCGAGACGCGTATACGATACCTGCACCGATTGCCGGTAGTCGGGAGTGCGGGACAAGATTACGGGTGAGAGCGGGCTTAAGGAGGGGGGAGACT of the Halomicrobium salinisoli genome contains:
- a CDS encoding type B DNA-directed DNA polymerase, with the translated sequence MVVAVDVRDDAVRLWSRTAEGIVCERDRDYSPTCYVDGPDDALADLRARLDDDPKVVRTAFDRKYVSLRDDERSRVLAVDLDRPGEVATFAREVRTTREPEEWSPGTFRLYNVDLSPKFRYCLETGTDPTPAGEEGGEHWPRSLSLSLPTQDLADGDLSALQCGGEPLAADGGGRDEAVLSALRERLDAADPDVLVLSSAALVPLLHDRADVLGMDFGLGRLPGYRRLAGENTYESYGRVGHSPARYDVPGRAIVDRSNSFFWGEGGLPGLFDLVERSGKPLQEAAWASIGTVFTAMQIQEAHRRDVLVPWRAWEPESFTTARTLHDADRGGFTFEPEVGLHEDVVEIDFASLYPRIMCEHDLSPETVRCDCHDGDDVPGLGYSVCPDVDDPFVPSVLRPIIEDRAALKDERRRADDPERIERLDSKISALKWILVTCFGYQGYRNSKFGRIEVHESINAHARELLLDAKAELERAGWRVVHGIVDSLWVTPREDDRRESSERASGDSREPRDGRAEADPIEDVCARVTEQTAIPLEHESDFEWVCFVPTSDGRRGSLTTYFGKREDDQRESSERASGSERSERHASREDRYKFRGIEARQRSTPAFVADVQEELVATLDEHRDPEAVADRLARAVARLQAGDVDPSKLVIRTRASRSLDEYDQRTRTVAALERYKDRGVERHPGQDVRYVVVDDDRRDRDRVRLPWEDPDRYDADFYETLLVRAAESVVSPLGWDRSRIRRYLADGRDLRLSAFS
- a CDS encoding DUF6360 family protein, with translation MVDRILKVNAYTTFDLLDGKVEGHGFDEEAYAVLNATTDDRDDPDHVELQLEMDNTQLDEVEPHADKVTLSAEQARELAADLEKYADRVDAAEE
- a CDS encoding nitrite/sulfite reductase encodes the protein MPTKVEKWKDEVYGNEIREHLMEFAEEGWDAIPEDEQDAWFERFKWWGLYHQRSGQESYFMMRIGTPNGVIEPGQLEVIGEVAKEYAQGPAQNPEFGDAYCDWTTRQSIQLHWIKIEDIPEIFEKLESVGLSTQQACGDSWRNIVGCPVAGKDKHEHIDAWPVAENLHETFKGDDDHVNLPRKWKVAVTGCDEGCGQGDINDLAFEPAEKDGELGFNVRVGGGLARKEPRFARNIDVWVPEEKVPDVAGGLSALFRDYGDRDDRYNARIKFLVDEWGPQKVRDVLQEEYVDFELPTAGEDMRDEYTYNSGNQVGHDDHVGIHEQPDGNYYVGLNVLVGRMGADDVLELADLAEEYGSGEVRLTQRQNVIVTDVPEEDLDAFTSEPLLEEYSPDPSPFKRGSIACTGTEYCSLSIVETKNRQVRYARWLEGNVELPEDHEDFHIHLSGCTASCAQPQIADISLRGMKTRKDGEPVEALDIGLGGGLGEDPRFADWVEMRVPADEVPGAIRNLVENFKDRRQDGETFREFVESRDEETLADLIVPEETDYEDPYMHNTKQTWYPYADDDDMDASPAPTNGEGEPLTPADD